The following coding sequences are from one Rhipicephalus microplus isolate Deutch F79 chromosome 3, USDA_Rmic, whole genome shotgun sequence window:
- the LOC119186197 gene encoding histone-lysine N-methyltransferase SETD1 has translation MVIEYVGQMVRPIMADRREQFYTQIGIGSSYLFRVDVETIIDATKCGNLARFINHSCNPNCYAKVITVEGQKKIVIYSKQPINVNEEITYDYKFPLEDEKIVCLCGAPQCRGFLN, from the exons ATGGTCATCGAGTATGTGGGCCAGATGGTGCGGCCCATCATGGCTGACCGGCGGGAGCAGTTCTACACGCAGATCGGCATCGGGAGCTCGTACCTCTTCAGAGTAGATGTTGAAACCATCATTGATGCCACCAAATGTGGCAATCTGGCCCGGTTCATCAATCACAGCTGCAAT CCAAACTGTTACGCCAAAGTAATTACAGTGGAAGGGCAGAAGAAGATCGTCATTTACTCAAAGCAGCCCATCAACGTCAATGAGGAGATCACCTATGACTACAAGTTCCCTCTGGAGGACGAAAAAATTGTGTGTCTGTGTGGAGCGCCCCAGTGCAGGGGTTTCTTGAACTGA